In Vanessa cardui chromosome 9, ilVanCard2.1, whole genome shotgun sequence, the DNA window ggtataaaataaatgaatctctatgattatacatataataactcCACTTGTAGAATATGGAGGCGGCCGAACGACAAAAGCTGGAGGACGAGATCGCGGCGAAACAGGAGGAGGTGTCGCGAATCCAGCAGGAGGTGGAGATCAAGGACACGGAGACGCGGCGCCTGCAGGAGGAGGTGGAGGAGGCGCGCCGCAAGCAGGACGAGGCCGCGGCGCTGCTGGCCGCCGCCATCACGCCCACGCACCACCACGTGGCCGAGGCCGGGGAGGACGCGGGCGAGGAGGCCGGCAGCGGCTCCGAGGCCGGCGAGGAGGCGGGCGGCGGCGAGCTCGCGCGCGGCCCCGACGACCTCGTCGACCCGCTCGCCGAGCGCCGCACGCTGGCCGAGCGCTCCGAGCGCCTGCACAACCAGCTCAAGGTACGCCCGCGCCCCTCCCGCGCACCCCCGCGTACCCCCGCGCGCCGCCACGCACCCCACTCACTGCCGCTCTCGTTACAGGCGCTGAAGCAGGACCTGGCGCAGTCCCGCGACGAGACCAAGGAGACCGCCATGGACAAGATCCACCGCGAGAACGTCCGCCAGGGCCGCGACAAGTACAAGACGCTGCGCGAGATCCGCAAGGGCAACACCAAGCGCCGCGTGGACCAGTTCGAGAACATGTAGAGGCCGCGCCCCCGCGAGCCGTACCGTCCGGGCGACGTCAGCCGCTGGCCGCCGAGAGGCCACCTTTATATTCTGTAGTCGGAGGTCGAGTTAGATCGGTGCTTGCGTGTTTTTACAAATATCGGATCCGTCGGGCGTCGTAGTCGGGACTATAAgtgtaaatattgattattactattattaatagtaattttattttagactaTAATGTGCTATAATAACCGAATATGTATACATTGATCGAGGATGTATCTTCGAAACCGAGAATATTGAGATCGTACCGGCACACAGATtcgtttaattaatgtaattatttgtaagtgatttgaattttattctataataatgattatgtatCGATCGGGAGCATCTTGTGAGTCATAAATGGAGTGCCGTGCACCGGCGCGGCACTTCAGGGCGTTTCGCGTCGGTCGAGCCGACGgctatatctttatataaatcttaatcTTAAAAGTGTAAAACACCAATATTTTCgaggatatttaaatttacagctAGTTTTGCTCAAAGTGGAACAAGTGTCCGAAGTGTCTTGAGAGTAGTGGGGGGTGAAAGGGAGGGGCGACGgcccttatttatttttataatcatttatattttagatataggAGTTAGCTTTCATGTGTAATTAATTATCGTTCGTTTCCGAATCACTGTTCCCTCGTTACTCGTTACTAGCTCGATGTTCCGTGCGTTACTGATATCACGTCGAGTACGATATGTTGTGTAGTTTTATATCGGTTCGCTGACCGCCACGTCCTACTGGTAACTGCTTATATGTCGGCCCACGTttcttaattattcataattaattcctGAACAAAAttctaaagtaaaatttaaatatttaattgtatgctTATAGGATgtgtataatgttatttttaagtgtattaAAGGCATTCCATAAGTAACAATGCGGTGGCGTGTACTTGGTTATTGAATAAAACTTGAGAAAATATTAGTTTGGAATTATTTGTACGTGTTATTGCAATAAGTGCCATCCGTCGCATGTCCTGGGCGTTGCTCGCAGCCGGAATACAGCAGTATTGAAAGTTTATCTTGTAATCGTTTCGAAAATATACAATACCACGTTGCCTTTCAATATAGGAtgaaatttttttcaaataaaatgtttaagtaaataaattgagttttatttctgatttatatattattttctttatatgtcATTTCATTACATCTTAaggataattaacaatataaaaaaatgtaattcattgtaatcattaaaaaaacattgaaacgtaaattatttttatttacattatgtacaaattcacattaaaataagATCATATTATGACAAGATAtccttataatattgtttaagatATATCATTCAATAAGAATTTTCtagaaataaagtaaagttGAATACttgactataaaaaaatataatcgaattgataacctcttttCTAGAGTCGATTAAAAAATctctagatataaaaaaaatgataatttcgATATTACaacaatagataaaaaaaaaacattcaagttcagaataaatattaaaacatcggCGAACAACGTATTTACTACCAAGCACATCGAAACAGTATTTAGAGTTACCAATAGTTAAGAGGATGATGATctacatttggcgccaaaataaTGACATTTCGGATGTATGATGTAGATGAGTGACTTGcgagtttacaatgaaataaaattaagacaaaACCTCCTTAGTCGTTAgcctttttataatttcttaaaaaatcttttgaataaacgcaaaatataactagttttatttattattgattgagTTTTTTAGTACCGATTTGGTTAAAGTTCATTGTGATAGTTTCCGATGTTTGCCAATACACAATATTCATTCTGAAGTACTTATACaggattatttttaagtgtgagtatttataatttattattttgacaatacTGATTCAATTTAAGAATCGGTAGAATATTTTGCGAGAATTCTGTAAGGTGCTTAATAAAGCTAAAATGCATGACACTGGCTAGACATCTATATGCAAACgtttgttataaacaaaaaaaaaaacatcaacgtAGTATTAAATTCATCATTTTTGATGATATTGATTCAATTTAATTGGACGTCTGCAaagtaattcttttaacattttccACAGACAACAGAATATCTAGATATATTACACGAATTTGGAGCGAGtaaatgattgaaaaaatataGGACGTGCGATATGATTTAATGCAGTCCCTACAAGCAGATAGAACGTTGGGAttgttattgattaaataatatagaaatatttgtgTGTATATAACATTATGAAAACGAATGTCACAATGAACCGCTTTTTTGGAGAAACGAGTCATATACAACTGTCATTCTTAAAGGTcacagtaaatttaattttgcttaCACATTAAAAATTACCCTGTATACAGTGACAGAGACTTGATGCGGAATGTGGAAACTTAACCATTCCTTGTATAAGtagattattaaacattttttgaaaCATACTACcgacaacattttttaaaaagtactcTACTTAAGAAATGTCGTAACGTTGCCAATATTAACGTTACGACATTTCTTAAGTAGAGTACTTTTTAAGTTACCTTTACATGTTAGCCGTTTTTAAATATCCTCCATCTCAATTCTAATGGACAGGTCGAGAGTTTAGTATATGCGTTGgctttatttattacagcaGATACTTATATgaacgtcacggtagcatgcgtcgCTTActatcccgtggcgtccgccgaaagacggagagggtaccgctggttttttagtgggtaaacccggtgtgcttgggcgcactcggcgtccagggctccggggagtcccacacaccccctcactttccatcacgtgggggaagcgcgtaaagcgtttttccagcgtaataaaaaaaaaaaagatacttatatgatctaaaaaaaaataagcttcTTATGGCGGCGCGGCGGCGTGCTTGGCGCGCAGGTGTCGCAGCAGCGAGCTCTTGTCGCTGAAGCGCCGCTCGCACGCGCCGCACGCGTACACGCGCCCGTTGTGCATCATCGTGTGCCGGCTCAGCCCTGCGCAGTGCACACCCCACTCCGTGACCAACCAGTCGCGATAGCCGAATACTATGCTATGGGACCACATTGGTGCTGCagaagtattaaccattccatcCCTCACCAATGCGTCCAACTTTGAGAACTAGaatactactactattataaaggcgaaagtttgtaagtatggatgtatggatgtttgttactctttcacgtaaaaactactgaatggatttgaatgaaactttactacaatatagcttatacatcagaataacacataggctacaatttttgaggtttctaatgtgaggtcgtaaaaaacacatttttttgcgcttacattgcaaacgctgactgaatcctacaagatagatcaaaacaatgtactatagtattgtacaacttaaaaaggtctacaaaaaagtccgtgatggtatatgtttatctcttaggaataacccacaataaccattttttatcctttactttgtatgGCTtctttacgaagcgattttaagcgattactagactagacgggacgaacctgaagtccacgcgaacgaattCGCGGGCAATATATGGCTCACTCACCTAAAACCGGAACAAAAACTACTACTGCCTGGGCGAAGAATATACGAGTATGCATTACCTACGCAGCCGGGCTTGTATAGTGTCCTCAATAGTAGATATGAAACATGTCGAGCGAGCTCACCGGAGGCGTGCAGGAACACCTTGGGGCAGCGCGAGCAGCGGTGCAGCGCCAGCGCGCGCGCGTCCGGCGCCGCGTGCGCACGCGTGTGCGCCGCCAGCGCGCCGCGCTGCGTGAAGCCCTTGCCGCACTGCGCGCACCGGAACGGCTTCTCCTCTGCAACACGCGCCCGCGTCACGCTACCACCACCACCACTCGTTACCACCCGCTACCACCCGCACGCTGTGCCGTACCTCCGTGCACGAGCTCGTGGCGGCGCAGCACTTCCCGCTGCGCAAACGTGCGCGCGCAGACGGCGCAGGCGTATGGTCGCTCGCCAGAGTGCACGCGCGCGTGCCGGCGCAGCGCCCCGCGCGTGGCGAAGCGCTTCCCGCACTGCGGACAACGCGCGCGCTCGCTGTGCGCGCACGCCAGCGGTCACTCGAGTGCAATACTTtactaacatttaaataaaactagttataacggatttgaatcgcgtatattaattatttttggcatcccgacgtttcgagcactttacagcgttcgtggtcacgggtagactaaccgccaacgatttctcaaaagataccaattgagaaatcgttggcggtaattgcaaataatatttctttgttcttcaaatagacaaatgccaccttaatctacccgtgaccacgaacgctgtaaagtgctcgaaacgtcgggatgtccaaaatatttaatatacgcgattaaaatccgttataactagttttatttaaatgtgtaataatcgcgaaaatttaagacaacgtttactaacatttctttttttttaggaaTACTAAGTAGGTATTACCAAATAATTCAAATAGAAAGTAAGACATATAAGCTACTTACTCCTTTGGCTGCACCACACTCTTCTCTATATTGAGGggctcaatatatttaattgttgattgAATACTGATTTGATTATTACTAACTTCATTCTTAATTCCATTTTGTTGCCcctaaaacattttatgtaaaactttaaaatattataacacaaatagGATAACATATAGTTAGTAGGTAATGATATACATTCACACAATACACTTAAaccagaattttatttaaatataatttctataaagtACCTCATCAATTTCCAAGAGCTCTAAAATCATTTTTGTATCATCTCCTGtttctatttctattgattTCATATTTTGATCCATCATTAAAGCTTGGTCACCATTCCTTGTCAAAATACCAAGTTCCGAAAGGATGGAAGAGAGAAATTCAGATACATCTTGATTTTTATGTGTTTCGTTACTTGTGCTTAGTTCTGTTGAAggtttctataatataataaaaatacactaaagCATCTTGTGTGCCAATCAATCAGCAATATATAAGCGATAGTGTTATAAAAGTCATAGGTTCAATAGCGTATCATTGCTCCAACCTGGCTAACTTAGGTGGATAAAATAAgtatacctaatattattttaagtaaggGCACTGAATGTTATTCTGTGGTAATCaattgtaataacaaaaaaggAAGTACctgcattaataataatttatatgtaaatatgtctataaaataaagtatggCATATTCAATgtgtatttatactattaactATCAACAATGTTACTGTACTGTTTTATCAGCAATATAGAAAACTTTactatatatcttataataatttataaataattagtagtTAGTAGTAAATTTTAGAAGTAGGTTGTCACCTTTTAGGAACATAATAATGTCTTTGATCTTGCACTGAAAGTGTAAGAAATAGGTTtgtacttttgcatttattagattagtatagatatctcatacattaattacattatattgtaattaagaaAGGCTAACCACactttgactttgaatttaAAAGACAGAAATATATACTCAACTAAGAGTAAGTTAAAATTCTTAGAGTCACTAGAGTCATCAGCCTATATAGTTAAAATGCATTTCCAAGGACGTATTGAGCTAAGACTAGGTCTTgcataaatattgaaacattaataatagtagcgttttctttttatttaatttaatttttttttatggtataggttggcggaagagcatatgtgccacctgatggtaagtggtcaacatcacccatagacaatgacgctgtaagaaatattaactattccttaaatcgtcaaagtgccaccaaccttgggaactaagatgttattacccttgtgcctgtagttacactggctttaGAGCtttatttttacgaattttattgCAACCATGTGTCAGGAGTTAGTAATCTATGGAAGGATAAAATCAGAAATAttgcattattaattaattaccctatccaaaaaatagtttttttatgggAACACCAACAAATAGAACTTTATTCAGTTCAATGTCTGACAATTTTGAGATGACTTGGACTCAAAACAGTATAccatatatgaataatatacatacctTAACTTGTTCATTTGGTACACTTGACAAACCATTGAGATCTACATTTACTTCCAAGTGTTGTGTCTCCTTTACATCTAGTGCTGGTACCACATTGTCACCAGCTAATCTATCCAATAAGTTTTGTGTTTCATTCTGTTCTTGTTTCTCTTTCATATCTGTATCTTTTTTTGTTCCCGATTGTTTTACAGCTAAGAGATGAGATTTTAACTTTTGGTATGTGAGGATACATCTCTTTTTAAACTCATAGAAGTTATTTAACTCTTTATGGCACTCAGTACAAATCATGTCAGGCAGGCAGTCCTCGCGGGTAAtctggataaaataaaaaaaaagttgcatTGTTGGTATAAAAAATGTGAAATGTAAGTTTGAGCATATGCTCAAGTATATACCTGTAGTCCAACACACATCATGATTCTCATAGTAAGAGAAGCACAAACATTATCAGTATCTGTAAAGATAGGAACAGTTTCTTTCACTTTTTCCAGACACAATCTGCACATTTCATGAACACCCTCGATTAGTTGATACTCAGTACGCTTTCTAGTGTAAGTTCGCATTTTAtatgaagattatttatttttaataaaataatatttttaataatatgaccGATAACTTAAATGAAACTCATCAGGTGATCAATTCATTTTACACTACAGTATATTAATTACtgtatgaatttaataataatctttgtgtatattttataattaaaccgaaataaaaagcaatattttagATTGTTTATCTTTcagtcaaatttattaaatcaaataaacttgATATATTGTCAAAATGACAGATTTCAATgttgcatataaaaaataaaagaatttattttatttatttttttgtgtattaaatataaatattgtttttactcGTCTTACGTAAATTGGCAATAGGttccttatatatataaaaataaagtctcAATCCGACTCAGAGTATCAACATGAACATGATATGAACGAAACAATTTCATAGATGAAAtaacataataggctatttgacaatgagaaaaataaattgtgtattattgtTATCAGTGTATATTGTgcgtttaaaaatggttatttactaacgaaagtcgaaaataatacttaatttattcaaaaatccataaataaaaatgcattttttcaaacgtttgtcacgtgacacaaaacgctcctgattggccgggcttatgatgaagtcactttcttgtaaactctgctttctactatatgtaccacagattaaaatacaggaaagtgacgtcaccgaccccatcgcagcgccatattgtccaagtagcgtttttgcgcgctatttaaatatggaatttttaatttatttatttataaaaaagatatttttcggcaaatatgtactagaaataaaaaacacaactttcactgggttccttaacttctactaaataatataaaattgattttaaaaaccaatcaaatagcctattcgcTACTACTTTTGGCACGTATATTCTATTATTCTTAGTAAAGTTCCTTATGAAACCCCATTTGTATTTGTTACtctatttttcgaataataaaaatatatagtattctCATTATAATCTCACAGTCCGTTTTCTTTCCCTCCTTCACCATCTCATTTTGCGTTGGTGCGACCATATCTGTAAAATATCCTTACTTTTACTAAACAAATGTGTTTAGCAAAAGATAAACAAAGAACATTTGACTCCGctattatatatcttattataatgCATTGTCAATTTTGACGTTCATATAGAGCgttatttttggttattttctccataacttatttatcaagaatCATATACTTATATTCATGACCACAAAATCATCTtttttgaaatagaaaataaatatattgtctattcCTTAGACACTGGAGTCTGAACTCTAACAATCcgaattcaattaaaaacaataaattgctttaaaaactagtttatattaataattctagtaatataattatacattgtgTCGTtgcaaaaaattgtaaatgaataaaaaaacaaaagaagatcacagaacattcgattttacacattacattttctatttaaatattctaaaaaaaaggttttatatataatgaaataatgttaattaaaattgaatttacagatatagatattattaaaataaaaatcgcaggCGCGAACATATATCTACATATGTaaggattttaaatatttttaataattacgtaaTTTAGATAAGAgtcataaaaaatttaattatgtacttGTTGGAAGTCACGCTGggtcatcattttacaattaaaaggtTAATTACGCCAAGAAAACCGTGATTTCATAGTAATTTGTGTAactaatagttataataattctAACCACTTATTATAGATCGTTATACAATTTAACCGTAATTATTACAGAAGTGTATTACAACTTCTTTAAAAGGAattatagtcctttaaaaaaaaatgttgcgatcacttttattgtaaattgccatatttttatatttttttactgtctGTCATTATGTATACACCTGTTACGAAATTTAGACAAAAGCAACAAATTAatgaacaaataaacatatattttattctaatcaTATACGTATAACTAACAACATacgttttaatcattatttcacTACGCATGAACTgtgaaaacagttttgtcattacttctatagtttaaaagtttacaaatttagcTATGCGATATTCATACATCGAAAATTCCacatattgaaataacgattaaagcGGCACAGTAAtcgaaaaattgaaaaaaaaaacacatagcgacttttgcaggagtAACGACGAAATACAACCcttaaacaatataatcaaTTAGTAACACTAAGTCCGGTTCTGAGTTTTTCAATCAcgttagataaataaaataaatttacacataaaataatttattacagtttCAAATCAAACTGGATACGGTATTCTCTGAAATGTCTGCCTTGaaccaaaataatattccaaataaaacgactatatttttttctaaaatgaacaaaatttgGTCGTTTGGCGGACTACCCAATTTGTGGGTAGATGACGtgtacaataacaatatatataaatattttcatagattTATAACAGTGtgtctttttatgtttgtttcatTGAATATCGTTACGTTATTCATACACACTTCTTTGTCAGATAAGCAATCAAATGATCGACTACTCTTTGGATTTTCACATCCCATTCTCATGACATATTACATAGGCATAGAATATCATAAGGTAGAAATGAAGAACCTACTCACTAAGCTTTgtataactttaaaaagtatatacaaTGATCCTGATGTAGAAAAGCGTATGATTAAGAGGGCTTCTTACTATTCCTTTGTTTATACACTTTCTATTATTGCATCGTTGAGTTCTTATGGATTCGATGCATTGATGCAAATCATTTACTCAggtgattatatttaatatgtgaaTGCTTATTGATCAAGAGTTTGATCCATAAAGTGTGAATTATCTTGAAAATTGGCAACTGAATCTTAGATATCATAGCGGAATTAATAAACTGATTCAATTTAGTTGTAATTAAGTAGAAATTTTAGATAGCAGCTTTAATCATTTAAAGATCAGAACAAACAATATGTGAGATCTTTTGTCTAGGACAGATTGTATTGCTTTGTTCACAGCCGTATTTCTAAAAGGTTTAGACAGAACAGGCTTGTTTTAAAGAACATAATGAATACTTCTATAAAGTTTTCTTTGAAAAACATGATTTGCATGGTCGATAAAGTCGATGCCCTTCTGTCATGTCAAAGGCAAAGGTaacattatgatttatattgcCAGATGGATCGTTCATCACGGTGGTAACAGCCTGGCCAGATATTGAAGATAAAAGCACTTCGGCGGCTCTCGGGCGTATTGTTATTTACGTCATCTGGTGGATTTTTATGATAAGGGTGTCGGCTGTCATGACATTGACCATAATGACTACGGTAGCTCTCAGTCACCAGTATAAAAACC includes these proteins:
- the LOC124532314 gene encoding zinc finger protein 816-like isoform X1 — encoded protein: MRTYTRKRTEYQLIEGVHEMCRLCLEKVKETVPIFTDTDNVCASLTMRIMMCVGLQITREDCLPDMICTECHKELNNFYEFKKRCILTYQKLKSHLLAVKQSGTKKDTDMKEKQEQNETQNLLDRLAGDNVVPALDVKETQHLEVNVDLNGLSSVPNEQVKKPSTELSTSNETHKNQDVSEFLSSILSELGILTRNGDQALMMDQNMKSIEIETGDDTKMILELLEIDEGQQNGIKNEVSNNQISIQSTIKYIEPLNIEKSVVQPKDERARCPQCGKRFATRGALRRHARVHSGERPYACAVCARTFAQREVLRRHELVHGEEKPFRCAQCGKGFTQRGALAAHTRAHAAPDARALALHRCSRCPKVFLHASGLSRHTMMHNGRVYACGACERRFSDKSSLLRHLRAKHAAAPP
- the LOC124532314 gene encoding uncharacterized protein LOC124532314 isoform X2, whose amino-acid sequence is MRTYTRKRTEYQLIEGVHEMCRLCLEKVKETVPIFTDTDNVCASLTMRIMMCVGLQITREDCLPDMICTECHKELNNFYEFKKRCILTYQKLKSHLLAVKQSGTKKDTDMKEKQEQNETQNLLDRLAGDNVVPALDVKETQHLEVNVDLNGLSSVPNEQVKKPSTELSTSNETHKNQDVSEFLSSILSELGILTRNGDQALMMDQNMKSIEIETGDDTKMILELLEIDEGQQNGIKNEVSNNQISIQSTIKYIEPLNIEKSVVQPKDKVLHSSDRWRARTASARVVRSAGSASPRAGRCAGTRACTLASDHTPAPSARARLRSGKCCAATSSCTERRSRSGARSAARASRSAARWRRTRVRTRRRTRARWRCTAARAAPRCSCTPPG